In Papaver somniferum cultivar HN1 chromosome 9, ASM357369v1, whole genome shotgun sequence, the genomic stretch ctgttgccatcagttagtgcataggtggcatttatccagcttagtaaaagacatatacacCCTCAGCTTCTCTTGCCCTTTCTTCACTTTAGTCATAACTCTATCTCTGCTTAAACATCTCAACTCCATTTACTCCAGCCATCACCCTGTAATCTGGCATACTCAGCTTCACCAGGACCACGGACAGCTTAACCTCCTTTTAACCTCCTTTCTTCATTTCCAGCAATCTCTGCCTGCGAACACATCAGAACTACCACCAAACTGCAGCGGCAACAATACCAGCTGCACCATTTCACCTCATAAACATACATCTCCTCATACCATTTCCAGTGCCAATTCAATTTCATTACCAGCACATCTGTTACTCATCTCTCTTGCAATCTCGCCATGTCCAGTTCAACAGCATCATACCCATCCGTAATCCATCACCGATTCCTCCTTGTTCTTGGGTTACCTGCAACATCCACCAGTAAAACTCTCCAGCATCAACACTGTCATGTCACctgtcctagcattcatctaagtCACCAAATACCCATGGAACTTTGTAGCAACACTTCAGTTCCATGgcaattcatcaccaaccatcgcAGTCATTTTCTCTTGCTTCATCTCAAGAGCCTACAACAACTCCCTGCAGCTCCTGTGACATTAACCAAGCACAAACCACCTTGTACACAGGCTCAACTGGTAGAAACTGAGCTTGAAGAGGTGAAGAAAAAACCATTTAGGACTTTTATCGAACACCTATTGTGCCATTCTCATCTTGGTGTAACATTGAAATTTCTAGCGCTTCTAAACTCACCGAAACACCTGCAAATTCACAACAAGCCATGACATCACCACCAGTATCAGCCACCAATACTGCTTCATCACGACAACCATCATAATCAAAACAATTTACAGTAAACCTTATTCTTAAAACAACCTGAATTCTAGTGAATTAAACATAATTTTGACGAACCCTAAAATTATTTCCCAAAACTTTAAGAAAGAATTTTGACAAATCCTATATGTAGGTTtcacaaaactgattttgatacCATCTCATCAATGTTCTTGCTTCATCACAAAATCTAACCAATTCTCGATTTGATTCAAACCCACAATCATCACAACATCCATCAGATCAATATCTTGATCTCTATCGGCAAATCAAACCCAATGTTCAATTTATTCTCAATTATCCACAACTGTAGCTCAGTTCAATTTCGTCATTGTACCCtatcaattcttcttcatcttccatttctagagatcgacaacaacatcaactccaaatgttcatctcaatcaccaagaacaccTCCAATTTTAAAACAAATCCTCAATTTGAACCTTCACAACCTCAACAGATCTAATTCTCATATCCATCTTCATTTTCTACTCGATATCATCTCTCAATTTCTCTGTTTTTTTCTCGACCTAGTTCTCGGCAATAATAGCAGCAGCTGCTGCTTTTCTCCTCTCTCAGATTCTTTGTTCTGCTTTCTCCTAATTAGCGATTCACAAGTCTTTAAGGATTGTGAAGGGTAAATAGGGAATGATAACATATTTTCTTGACTTGATCAACGCATATAGACCGGTTTGGTAGGCCCTGACGGAATAtttaacggttgtggcatttaattaactctgaaaaaaacggtggcattttcttgaatcgggatttgcaagtgtggcagtttgttaaaaatcccaATAAATAACTCTACACCTTGGATGGCCTCAGTATCAATGTACAATCAATGCCGGTCTTGTACGCAAACTTCTCTTTGAAAGCTTTAAGGAATCAAGAGCCCAAATTCTCCTGCCAGAACTGCCAACACAGTGTCCAAGAAATCACAGgttagaaaaaataaataaaaagacttTTCTAATTAAACCCTAAACCGTAAGAAAGAATTTTGTGTTGGTGTAACAGGCTATTCATCAAATTGTGGGCGAGTTCCATTCTCTAGTTTCTTTGCAGTTTAGGGTGTGTGTGTTTCCGGGCTACAATGTCCGACTCTCAACAAACTGCTGTAAACAAGTATGGCTTCATTGTGATGACTGACGAGGGGGCACTTTTTGGTACATTAAGTGGAATGACTAAGGAAATTCTTCACCAGTTCTCTGTTGAACTCCCAAAGAACCGATGGCCGCTAGGAAACAAGCCACCTATGGACAGGGCTACTGCTCGTCGTGCATGGATCGACTACGTGAAGAAGATAGCTGATTTAGCTACACAATTTTACATCGATCAAGACACCAGAGAGCCAAATATCTCAGGATTAATCCTCGCCGGGTATGAGTTTCTTATGAAATCATTGACTCGGGATGGTATGCTAAATCCTGCTTTAGAGGCTAAAGTATTGTGTCGTGCTGTCGTTTCTTATGCTGATGACTCAGGGTTCAATCATGCAATTAATCTGTCCTCGGATTATATTGCCGATGTGAAGTTTGTCCAAGAGAAGCGTTTGATTAGGAATTTCTTTGCCGAGGCTCTGGGTTGCAAGAGGGGTGACAAGTGGAATTGTACCTTTGGGGTGGAACAAACACTCAAGGCATTGGAATTGGGAGCCGTAAAAAGACTCTAATGGTGTGCGAAAACCTGGATATCAGCAGGTACATTGCGAAGGACAGTGTTACTGGTGAGATTTCTATCCAGCATGTCTATGAAGCAGAAGAGAACCAGAGGGACTTTTGTCATCTCaccagtaatgaagaatctgaagttgAGAACAATCAGTTTAACCTCAGGTGCCTTGCCAACAAGTATAATTCTGCTGTTGAATTTGTCACCAACAAAACCCCGGAGGGTCGCCAGTTTTGCGGTACTTTTAAGGGGATTGGCGGAATTCTCCGCCACCAGCTTGGCGAAGAGAATGGCAAAGGATTCTAGGGTTGC encodes the following:
- the LOC113311815 gene encoding eukaryotic peptide chain release factor subunit 1-3-like — its product is MSDSQQTAVNKYGFIVMTDEGALFGTLSGMTKEILHQFSVELPKNRWPLGNKPPMDRATARRAWIDYVKKIADLATQFYIDQDTREPNISGLILAGYEFLMKSLTRDGMLNPALEAKVLCRAVVSYADDSGFNHAINLSSDYIADVKFVQEKRLIRNFFAEALGCKRGDKWNCTFGVEQTLKALELGAVKRL